The following proteins come from a genomic window of Phacochoerus africanus isolate WHEZ1 chromosome 9, ROS_Pafr_v1, whole genome shotgun sequence:
- the ZBTB9 gene encoding zinc finger and BTB domain-containing protein 9: protein MAASTPVPPGAPSPACNPAPRTIQIEFPQHSSLLLEALNRHRLEGKFCDVSLLVQGRELRAHKAVLAAASPYFHDKLLLGDAPRLTLPSVIEADAFEGLLQLIYSGRLRLPLDALPAHLLVASGLQMWQVVDQCSEILKELENSGGGLSARAATPFHALLSTTASPGGWCIRSSSFQTPAQASASTESPVVGDGSELGEVLQIQVEEEEEEEEEEEEEGQRSAASSQTQQPPRASGSFPRPPGSHPLPTSSTPRRLPEGDSALLEPPAPHTALPPKIFYIKQEPFEPKEEIVGGGTQSGGSKEETGVLPAGDVEGNGELGFLLPSGAGSTSGGGGPSWKPVDLHGNEILSGGAGPGGAGQAVHGPVKLGGAPPADGKRFGCLCGKRFAVKPKRDRHIMLTFSLRPFGCGVCNKRFKLKHHLTEHMKTHAGALHACPHCGRRFRVHACFLRHRDLCKGQGWATAHWTYK from the coding sequence ATGGCTGCCTCGACGCCTGTGCCTCCCggggccccctcccccgcctgcaACCCCGCCCCGCGGACGATCCAGATCGAGTTCCCCCAGCACAGCTCCTTGCTGCTGGAAGCCCTGAACCGCCACCGGCTGGAGGGGAAGTTCTGTGACGTGTCCCTCCTGGTTCAGGGCCGCGAGCTTCGGGCACACAAAGCAGTGCTGGCGGCTGCCTCTCCTTACTTCCATGACAAGCTGCTTCTGGGGGATGCGCCACGGCTCACTCTGCCCAGTGTCATTGAAGCCGATGCCTTCGAGGGGCTGCTGCAGCTCATTTATTCAGGGCGCCTCCGTCTGCCACTGGATGCCCTCCCAGCCCATCTGCTTGTGGCCAGTGGCCTCCAGATGTGGCAGGTAGTAGATCAGTGCTCAGAAATTCTTAAAGAACTAGAGAACTCAGGTGGTGGACTTTCAGCCCGGGCAGCCACCCCTTTCCACGCACTTCTTTCCACCACAGCCTCTCCAGGAGGCTGGTGCATTCGCTCTTCCTCTTTCCAGACCCCAGCGCAGGCTTCCGCTTCTACCGAGAGCCCCGTCGTAGGGGACGGCAGTGAACTGGGAGAGGTGTTGCAGATTcaagtggaggaagaggaggaggaggaagaagaggaggaagaggagggccaGAGGTCGGCAGCATCCTCTCAGACTCAGCAGCCTCCAAGAGCATCAGGGAGCTTTCCCCGCCCTCCTGGATCCCACCCGCTGCCCACATCCAGTACTCCACGCAGGCTTCCAGAGGGCGACAGCGCTCTGCTGGAGCCTCCTGCCCCTCACACTGCGCTGCCCCCCAAGATATTCTACATTAAGCAGGAACCCTTTGAGCCCAAGGAGGAGATAGTAGGAGGCGGAACGCAATCTGGAGGATCGAAGGAAGAGACCGGAGTGCTTCCTGCAGGGGACGTGGAAGGGAACGGGGAGCTGGGCTTCTTGCTGCCCTCAGGCGCAGGGTCAACATCTGGAGGAGGAGGTCCATCCTGGAAGCCGGTGGATCTTCATGGGAATGAAATCCTGTCGGGGGGCGCAGGCcctgggggagcagggcaggcTGTGCATGGGCCTGTGAAGCTGGGGGGGGCACCCCCTGCAGATGGAAAGCGCTTTGGCTGTTTGTGTGGGAAGCGGTTTGCCGTGAAGCCGAAGCGTGACCGGCACATCATGCTGACCTTCAGCCTTCGGCCCTTTGGCTGTGGCGTCTGCAACAAGCGCTTCAAGCTGAAGCACCATCTGACGGAGCACATGAAGACCCACGCAGGAGCCTTGCACGCCTGTCCCCACTGCGGCCGTCGGTTCCGAGTGCATGCCTGTTTCCTTCGCCACCGAGACCTGTGCaagggccagggctgggccaCTGCTCACTGGACGTACAAGTGA